The genomic DNA CTAGGCCTGTGCCGGGCGCAAGAGGGTCTTCCTGAGAGAATGGCTTAAATAACTGGTAGCGCAGAAAATCTTCGCCGATTCCACATCCCGTGTCAGAAACGGTGATGGTTACTTGTCGTTCGCGGTTGGCACCCCCGGTCTTCGGACTCTTCTGTTCGAGAAGCACCTTAATGACCCCGCTATGCGTGTATTTCAGCGCGTTGCCAAAGAGGTTCATAATGATGCGACGGATGGCGCCAGGCTGAGTATCGAAAACCCATGAGCAGTTAGGGTCCACATCGAAAAGCACCATAACATCGTCAAAGGCGACTTGGCTGGTATGTTGATTGTCTGATCCTAGGCCGAGTTCTTCTTGAGCCCTGAGGCTGTCAAGATATTGATTGGCAGCAACATCAGGATTGCTGGTTCTGTTCTTCTTTTTGAGCTGCGCGATGGACATGTGCTGGAAATTGAAGCCGGCGAAAACGCTATCCATGACCTCTTCGGCAAGAACATCGATTTGTACGTTGGAGTTCAGTGTCATCATGCCGGCACCGATAGATTGGGGCTTGCCATGGCGCAAGCCCCTAGCAAGCGGACGCCGAGTTGTCTGGAAGTTGTTGACCTTGGAGTAGTCGAGAAGATGATCCAAAGTGTCAGTAAGAGTTCTGCCACAGGCTTCAAGCGTATGAGCTATGTCACCCTGGGCAACGCTCAAATCCGTATCATTGAGAAGCTCGATTCCAAGGATGATGCCGTGAAGAGGAGACCGTAGTTCGTGGGACATAGAGCTGAGCGCATCGAATTTAGCCTTTTCGTCGAGTATTAACTCATGGCGCAGGGTCTCCGTCATGGCGAGTATGCCAAAAACTCTCAAGTAACTGAGCTCTCCCTCAACGGTGAAAACACGCTTGGTTTGTCGGCTGTAGACAAAGCCGCCGGCATACCATCTGTTCTTCCGTGGGTCCCATACGGGAACAAACGCAACGCTACGGGCTCCTGGAAAGATCCGAAGAAGATCTCGGCCTTCGTTCTGTCTAGCCCAAGGCTTGCTCCGAGGGCCTTGACGCGCATGGCCGCCACGACTTTGCAACAGATGATCTTGCAGTGTCGAGAGCGCCCTGAGCCGGTCCTCTTCTGATGAGTCGGTGGGGTGAAGGTTATCGCTTGCGTCGAAAGTAAACAGTTTTCCCTTGGGGTATCTTCTCACGAGTGTTGCAAGTAGCTTTTCCGCAACGGCCGCATGGCGTGTGATGTGCTCAGGGCCATCAATACCCCCCCTTTCAGATGTTGAAAACCCAAGGACTCGTGCCGGTGGCCATGACTGACTGTCCGAAGAATCAGTGCCCTCGTCGCTACTGTTAGAAGACGAACCCAGCTGCGAACTGGGGTCCTCTACAGCCGGACTCCTAAGGGCGCCAAAGCCCCCCGGGGTAGCGTCAAGGAAGAGGCAACCTTCGACATCCGTGGCTTGCCTGATCTTCTCTGTGGCATTGGAGAAGATGAGATTTATGGCGCTCTTCCGCGATGTTTCCGCATGCATCTGAATCTCGAAGGCCGACATGGTCGCTGGTTGGATGGTAGGCAAGGTAGGGCTCGGGCTACTCGCAGGGCTCGGGTTGCTGGGTATCGATGTGTCCCCGGTCAGTACTGCTTCCAAAGGAGAAATCGTGGAGAAAGGGTCGTCGAGTTCCGAGAGTGGCGTTGGTTGAGTGTCAGCCGTGTCCGAGCCTGTCGACGAGGGTGGTGGCTCTAGAGAATTGAGGCTCAGTCTGTCCCTGAGGTGTTGGGGGGCGGTATTGGAGGTGTCGCTTGACATGCCCGGTTGACCCAGATCGGCAGCAGAAGGTCCCAGCTGGCTTCCCGACAGGCTGAAGTTTTCTTCCATGAAAGCCGAGATTCCCTTGTTCATACGTTCGCTGCGTAAATGAGCAGTCGTTCTGTTGCCTTCGAGGTAGCTCATGACGACATTGGAGATGTTCCTCAAAATCTGGGATTCGACTTTGGACCAAGTCGCAATAGGCACAGGATGCATCACAGAGATTACGCCTATGCTGACTCCTTTTGACGTTCGAATAGGGACCGACGCGTAGAACCGGGGAGGTTGTTCGGGGTCACCGATGGCGCAGGCTTTCGATTTGAAGCGTGTATCTGTTGTGAGGTCGGGGATCACCACAACAGGGAGCTCAGCAGGCTTGTGACTGCCATTGTCGCGGACCTTGTCGGCTTCAAACAGGGTGTGTTCGCAAATGCCGTTGCGTCGGGGAAAGGCATGACCACAGAACCATAGGTCTCCGTGCATGATGCTAGGCACGAGCGGGAGGCTCGGAGTGGCTTCGGCAACTACATACTGATGCTTCTCGTCGAATAGTGAAATGAAAGATCGAGATGTGCCTGTCTGGCAGGCGCACAGCTGGGCGAATGCCGTGAGCGCGGTGTTGTCGGATGCAGTTCGTGGCTCGTTTGTTTGTGGGATACCATCTTCGTGAACGTCGATATTGGATAAGATGGACGAAGCGTATCTGAATAGAGGCAGAAGTCAGTCATCAAAAACTGAACGCAACGAAGAGACGCCATGATGATTAAGCAGTGCAGGCAGATAAACTCACTTGAAAACTTCCCGCTGGCGGGTCAGCTCCGACTTAGACCGAACGTGGTTGGGCATCCCGTGATCAGTGGCCACTGTGGCTTGCTTGCCAGGCTCTGGTGGGACTTGCTTCGATAATGCGGTAGATCTCGACGAAAGAATGGGGAGGGATTGTCGACATTCGTGATTCAAAAGCGGAACATGGTGTGAACACATCCATTGCCTTTGAGGCGACTATGATCCCTTATGAGTTAGGTAAGAAACCCAACACGAAGAACGCGTTAGCTCGAACCCGACTAGTTCTTGGTTTTCGATGTAGGGAACTTCTCgatcgacgaggtcgtcaagcGTATTCGCGTCGAGAGATCGATCGAATGATACTGGACAAATCGGGGAAAGTAGAAAAAAACGGATTGACGGCAGGAAAACCCACCGCCCACTAGCCCATGTCAAACCGTGCAGGACCCTGAACACAGTGCCTGTCAAGACGACAAGATGGCGAGCGCGTTGGCCTCCCGATGCCACAAGGGGGGAAGGTGGCTTGAGCATCGGACTGCCCGGCTTCAGAACCGTGGAGCAGCAGGTAGACGCCGGCAGAAGCCAGGAGGCCTGCGGTGCCTCTTCTGTCTACATGGCTGACCTGAACCGAATGCTTCGGGCTTGTCTCCGGGAGGGGCGTCTCATAGATGATAGGGTCTGGACCCTTTGAATGTTTTGAACCCCTTCATGTCCGTGGTCCCCTAGTGGATCATCAGTTTGACATGCAGACGGGAGACCGTCATCGTTGTTTGGTTGGATAGTGTAGACTTCCGGAGACCACTCCGTGCTTCGGAAGTCTCCCTCAGCCAATCATCAGTCACGAAGACGACTCAACCGGGCATGGGGAAGGGTTCGACGACTAAGTTTCAACTCCGCCCCCCCTTGTCCACAAAGTCTAGGATGCATCAACTACCAGAACCAAGATTTTCTACCATGGATAAGAATCTTGAATTCTGGAAGCTAGGTGGAAATTGAAGCGGATACACTTTCAACGGGTACGCTTTCAGTGGGTTGAAATCAATCGAGAAAACAATAGAAGCAATCGGGTTCCAAATTTGATTCCAACTTGCTTTTCGCAGACACGGTTCCTAGGGCTATCGCTGTGATGTCAGAGCATTCTCGATTGTTGCTCGATCGATTCTCAGACAATGTTGACCTGTTTTCCGGTACCAGGGCACTGAGTCAAGGAGCCTTCATGAGAACATCATCTGCAGGACACATGGCCGAGGAGCGATGACGTCGGCCGCTGATGGGTGCAATCACTGTCTGCATAAGCGATGTGTGAGCATGAGCTCAAAAGTTTCTCTGTGATCTAGGGAGTTTTCAAGTTCGCTATGTTCTCGGCTCGCGTTCGGGATCTAGAGTGAGGGACGGAACTCGTCGTGGGGACAGTATAGTCGCTATACCTATCTAATTATATCAGTATACCTACACAACCGGCTGCCTCCAGAATTCTTGGAATGAAGCGGGCACCGTCTATCAGAGCAGAATATCAAGCCATGCTTTGCCTCGAGACGCTAGTCTCAACTTCTGACATTCCTGTGTTTGGCTATGGCTCTGACACCATGATGCGGCCGTCTCGTTTGTGAACCCTTCTATGGATGAGCTCTATGGCAGGGAACCGTTCAGGGGCAGCCATGGGACGAATCAACGTCTCGATCCATTTACAATCGGCCATACGCAGATGTGCGCATACAAGTGACTGAACTCTTTGTCTCAAGTCAATCGCTATACAAGCCGCGCTGGAAATGAAACGTACAATTTCGATCTTGATGTCGATGGTCACGATAATACATTGGACCGTATTTGAACTTTGGACTCTTGTGTCCCCTGCCCTTCCCTTTTTGAGAAGGTCGATGGATCTTAGCGCCAGCTCCTTCTAACGCTCCTGCAATGATGCGCCAAGTTTCATGCTGGTGGCTGCCAAGAAGCCAGCACATCATGGATGAAATCGCTGATGAGTCTAATCACGGGAACCCTACCAAGAGCTGCCGCTCAAAAGGAGTATCTTCATTGAAAGCGCATAGAGGACGTGTAAGTGTGAATTATTACGTTGGTCTGTTCAAGGTGAACGGCTAAGATCTCAAAAGCCCTGGTTGTGACGTTTGCCAATCCTTGCCTGCACTTACATACCGCTTCAAGAAGCGCCTTGTTGAGCAGTACATTGTTATTGCGGCACGTCCTCGAAGAATTCCTATCGACACTTCCCTCTGAGCTAGGTTGTAGCACAAGTGGTTTTCTTGTATTCAATAACGAGGTGATAAAGAAGGGAGATTGTTGAAACACGGTGTTGAATATCTTTCTGACCACATCAGCATCTGCAAGCTGAAACTCAATCTTCTTGTCAACGCTACCAGATCGGATCAAGCCTTCATCGAGCGTCATTCTGCAAATCTTGGATTTAGGTCTATCGTCATTCGCAACCTTGGACACATGCTTCTTTCGGAAGTGTTTGGTCAAGTCACTAGATGTGTAAAACTCATAGGTAAGCTTGTCCAATCGGCCCATGTCATCCGGATGTAAATCCAAAGCCTTTCAAATACAGATAAAGCATCTCTTGGGCCGCTCCTTATCGTTAGTGATGAACACAGATCGTGTAGCGAGGTCCAACTGGCCACCCTCAGGCGGATCAGAGGTAGAGTAAGAGACTGCTGCCTCTGGTGTCGACCGAGGGCGAGACCGGAGCACAGTCTCAATAGCCTAACGAATTATGAAGATGTCGTTCAGGTCCTCAACGGCAGTGGCAGCTCCCGCTCGCCAGGATGTATGTCGAGGTTATCAAGATGGTGCGACGAGGTGAGACCGGATGCATTGAAAGCTCGGTGTCGGAAGAAGACGCCTACGAGGAATGTGCAAGGGCTTAGGAGCAAGGACGGATCGAACATCGTCTCAGGGATGGAGTATGATTTCCTATAATGTAAATATGGTTTAATTGCCTGCCTTCTGGGTCTCTGGCTAGAACGACCCTGATGAGTTTGAACCGCAAGATTAGAGTCGCTTCTGAGCGAGAACCGGCTGGAGCAAGCAGAAGGAGAAAGGGCACAGTAAGGATGCGCAGTTCTCTAAGCTTGAACGACTTCTTTGTTGTACTCAGCGTCATCCCGATTAATACTTAAGATCGTCAATCGTCAAATAACGATTAGCTCTCTATTGCTTGATTAAATGGTATTTCTTCCCTAAATCTCGCAGAACCTGGAGCAGTCGGCAGGAGCATTAGTGTTGCTGTGGAATAAACCTGCTCCATGCATGCTGCAGTTCAGCTTCAGATTAACCTTTTCACCTACAGCTCTCTTGAAGACTAGTCGAAAGACATTCCAAGGTGCCTAGAGAGCTCTTCTTTAAGATTCTGCATTTCTTTTACGAGCACATACTGTCGCCACTGCTCCTCCACGGCATCGAGAAGCACCGTCGTCCTAGGGCTGTAATCCTGGCAGGCCAGGCGAAGGGGTCCTCGTTGAACGCCTCGACCTTGCGTCGCCAATACTCAGTTGACTGAATATTGCTATTAAAGAGCCTGATTTAGTCTTCTACATCTAAATCATTATCACAGGGATCGTCAGTATCGGTTGCGTCAATGCCCGAGTCAACTTTTTTAATCCTTTCTATTAAAGACGTTGTTATTGTTGTAGTTGTGTCTTTTCAATACATAGTCTAATAGACTATACTAAGCCTATAGTACTgtatattcttaaataagctacctTACTAAGTTGACAGTATAAGAatagagtatagtacttgtattaggctttttactgATGTTTTTTTTGCATTGTATAACTAGTCTTAACTACTGGATCCAATTAGTTCTacactagttaaattagtattcttaaatattaaatatatataaatagttTATTCTAAGTtaattataagtactatattaaatacttttattttatattattagtataatagtaagtactatatagtattaaataCTACTTTTTTTTACATTTATAGTttttataatagtactaGTATACAATAGAGTTTATTATCTTTTCTACTTTATAGCTCTTATAGGCTATACTACCTTACTTTAAAGAGTTAGTAGTAGATATATAGCTAGTCCCTTTGTACTTTACTGTTAAAGTATTAGCCGTATCTAATAGCATACATTTTTAGTTAATATAGAGAGAGATATAACTTACTTAAATGCTACTCCTGCATCAACAATGACTTGACTAGGTGCTAGAAAGTCAGTCGACCACGGCGAGTTATACCTAGACGTTAGATTAGCAAGTCTCTCTCGCCTAAGCATAGTGTTTTATTAATGTACCTGTTGCAGATGTAATAGGGGTCATATGCCCCGCGACTAAGCCTTAGCACCCGGAAGATGAAGACTGAGGCGCACCGGTCTAGCACATATAGGAACTGCTGTCATTCTTTGTGTTCTGTATCTCACATTGTGGGGGGTGGGTGGACAGGCGGGGTAGACTCACCTATACATTTGTCCAGGCACCACTGCTCAATGTTGTCTGTAACGCCCTCGCTCGCGCTGTTTGAGGTAGCGACGTAGATGCCGCTCTCAACATTGTCCCGTTCGTAGACGCGCTGGAAGCCCTGTGGCTTCTTGCTCCATTGGGGTTTGGGGGGCCGGGCGAAGCGGCGCGGGTCGACGCCGTTCCAGATCACGGGCGGCCCACGCCTGATGCGCGGGTATGAGAGGGACTTAACCATGGCCTTGACGTTGGTGGCGACCTTGCCGGAAACCTGGAGCCGGGTACGGTATTCGTCCTGGGAGAGCCAGACGGCGATAACGCCTGCAACAGAAGCGGCGGCTGGTGCGTTATGTTAGCGCAATTGGCTTCTTCTTGTGTGCAATTCGACAGGAAGGGGTAACGcaaagagaaaagggggcTAAGAGATacgaagagagaggaaaTTACCAAAGGAAGTGCCAGAGCTCTGTTTCGAGCCGCTAGAATCTCCTGAGGCGCATTTGCCGCGGCCTGGGGCTGATGTGGTTAGCTCCTTGCCGGTGCCCAGAGAATTTGTGGCGCGGATGCCGACGTTGTCAACAGCGCCAACAACAATGATGTCTGTTGTCTTGCCAAAGAGGGCTGGGTAGTCTGACACCTTGTCTAATCTTGACCCCTTGAATTTGTTAGCTTGGGGTTCGTTAAAGTGTAGGAAGATAGTGTTATAAAGAACTTTAGGGCTTACTGTCTTTTTATTGCCTGACGATGTTACAATAATAATGTCTTCAGCTAAACGATCGACAATAACTTGTTTAAAGGTTGAAATATCGGATTTATCCAATACTACAGCTAATAGGGACTGGCTTAGCAAACTGGTCGAGGTAATAGAAATTATACTAGGGAGGGACTTAATAAGACTTACAACTCCGAAAAGACATATTAATTACAGCTTTTCCCCTAATGCCCTTCTGGGTAACGTCATTGCTGATCATTACAAGCGCCTTAGTAATAGCCAATAATGACCACTCTTCAGGCAGTTTGACCATAACTATGTTGGCTTCCTTGGCAGTACCGTACTTTAGGCCTGTCGCCTTAGAAGCTATGCAGGAGCCGTGGTTTCTGTAGTCTGTTTCCTCCTGCACAGCGCCGTCAACGTACATAAAGTCCTTACTCCCTGTCATACTAGTCCATTCCTACTTACTTTCATTAGCAGTTGGCCTCTTTTAGTGCTTTCTTTTTGTATTGTATTGAGGCAAAGACAAACCGGATGCTTAGAGTTGGCGCCACTGTCTATCACATAGATCGTTACGCCTTTGCCTGCCTCAGAGGCGTATCCAAACCCAGGGAGCTCATCTCGCCACGAGCCGGGGGGCTGTGAGATGACCTTGAGTTCTTCAGCGGCGCCAGGCTGAAGGCGGATGACGGCCGGGTCCTGGAGGGTCGTCTGTGGCGGGCCGTGCGAGCCCTTGGTTGGTGCTTGGCGAGACGTCAAAGGCAGCGGCGCTAACGATAGAGGCTGGTCTTCCTTAAGCCTCACATCAGGTGCCACGCTGCCGACCTATAGCAGACACTTTCGTTCAGTATCACGCTGTAGGGAGTTAACTAGGAGAGAGTTATTACGTACACCAGGGAGCTTTGCTATGGCATCGGCTTGGGAGGAGCTCATAGCTGCTACAAAGAAAGCGACTAAGCCGGTGCGTTTGCTAGTAACTTCCTCTAGAGACTCTGGCGAAGTGTTTATTAAAAGGATATTCTTAATGTACTGGATTTGTTCCCCAGTAGCGTCCTGTGCTGCGAGTATAATGTACTGGGTATGCGCTACAGTGGATGAGGCAGACGATAGGGCCGAGGACGTAGAGTTGGGTGCGGACGCCTTGGGCTTGGCTGGGTCTGGTAGCATTAGGTGAGGTTGTGTGGCGCTTGCTTGTCTCCTGGTGTTGGAGAACGGCTGTCGACTGGCGAAGAGGTAGCTTCTCTTGTGTACTATATCCCGCAATCCGCCATGGTAGGGGTGGGATAAAACTCCATTGCCCAAGAGGAGCATAGCAAGACACCAGAGGAGGTTGCTAAAGTGCATTTGTAAGAAGTGTAAGGAGTAGCAAACGGATAGGGAGTAAAATGTGATTGTAGGCTCTACAACAGCATGTGAGACACTGGAGCACAAGAGGGTAAGGCTGTAAATATGGTTAAGAATTGAGAGTACGGATGCTGTAGGAATCTTATGTGATGAGAAGCGGCCTTGATCTATGTCTACTTGGCAGATATGACACCGGCTGGATCGGCTTTGATCTGCGCCATTTGCGTCTCTCTTAGGCATCAAATCTTAACAGTGGAACTAGGTAAGTAAAAGACTTGATGCATGCTTCTATGCGAGTCATGGATGTAACCTATTCGGGACAATCTGATGATACTAAAATAGGCCAGCTTATTATTTCCACCTAGTACTAGCTCTGTAAGACTTTTCAGGATAGCATTAGGCCTGATCCTATCCACTCTTTAGTACGAAGAAGACACTCTTTCTCCTCATTCATATATGCAGATTCTGCTGGCTACCCTGACTAACTGTCAGTAAGCCGGGAGCCGAGACGTACAGCCACCTTCCGTGAGGTCTCGAAGTTACGCTCGAATAGAAGATAACTAATGGAACAGGCTATCTGCCTGCAGGGATGCCACGGGCTGCGGCTCCGCGGCACTTCGATCTGCACACATTGGCGTATTAGGTTAGGACGGCAACACTTGCATGAAGTGGATCCCTGCTGGGCCGCTCCAGTCTACTTGCATGCGAGCGGCATCTTCAGCCTCTAGCCAAACAATCGCAGACATTGCGATCGACTTGCTGTTGATGATGTCTGTTCTCAACCGCATACGCACCGACTTCGGCGTGCAGATCCCGTTGCTGGCGCTGATGGAGACGCAAACCTAACGTGATGTTCTGATGAAAAGCAATGATGGCGTACTATCATGCCACAGGAATGACGGGCCGGGACCTGACGTAGAAGCAGCATCGCGTGGAGAAACCGGTGAGACGGCTGCGTACTCGAAGTCTCAAGCCGCATCACCAAGCCTTGGTCGAGTCGCGGACGCACCCGTTGTCcccaccagcagcagcgcgttTTCCAGCAGGGCCGTCCTGCTGCAGAGACGTGGTTGCGGGGAAAACACCTTGTGTCTCTTCCTGGATGCCTCAGAGAGCAGCGTGATATACACCTGCCTTCCGCCGTCCTCTTTACTCACACAGACACCACCATCTTCGCCCTTGAATCGCCGTTCCACGGCATGGAAAACATTTCTGACTGCTCCATGCAGGAGTACTGCTCCTTCTTCGTGGACGCCATCTGCCGTGTCCAAACCACGGGTCTCTACATGCTCGGCGGCTAGTCTATCGGCGGGCGTTTTGCCTATAAGTGCGCTGCCCAGCTCGCTCGCTAGGACCACTCGCTTCGTGGTCTGCTTCTCATCAAATCATACCAGCGCCCACGCACCCCATTTTGCCGCCAGCCCAGGCGGGGTATGCGTTGAGCATCTCGAGGCAACAGGCTTTTTTGAGTGGCCTGGGCGCCCGACGGCAGTGCCAGACTGGCAGAAGCGACATATGCTCTATTGCATACTCATGAACAGCTTATAGACTCCTTCACCTCCTCGTGTTGATGGAACTGACGGGACCAAAGTGTACTGTCTGGTCTGCCCAGGGCGACTTTTCGCTTTTCCCGGCCAAGGTTTTGCAGTCCAAGCTAAAATGATCACTTTCGTTCGGGAGAACACGAAGAAGCGCACCAATGCTTCCGGGGCGTGGTTGAAAGAAGTACGTTCGATGGAAGAAGCAGCTAGGCAATCAGATGAGTGGGCACATCTGTCAGGAGCCCGTGTGCAATCACATGTAGTCCAAGGGGACCACTTCGACATCATGTTACCTACAGTACGAAGTGATCTGGCGCATGTGCTCGAGAATACTGTGCAAAGGTTTTTCTACAGTCCCatttaatttagtaaagACACTAGGTAGTTAAGGAACATACAAAGAGTTGAGTCAGCCTATAGTAGCGGCTCAAAGGCATCTAAACGCGCCCACATTCTCCACGTATGACTTGCCAATGCTCAGTTTTCTATGGTATACGGAACTTATCCTGGCAACATCTTTGCGAATTACCGGTAACACGATCGGAAGCGCGTGGCATCCCTTGCTTATTCTAGCAATTCTGAATATTGTCAGCCTCGAAGACCGCCTAATCCATGCGGCAGGCAGCTTGGCTTTCCGTCAATCGTTGCTGTCGTCTAAGCATCAATCGTTTGAACACTAGC from Colletotrichum higginsianum IMI 349063 chromosome 3, whole genome shotgun sequence includes the following:
- a CDS encoding Histidine kinase: MPNHVRSKSELTRQREVFKYASSILSNIDVHEDGIPQTNEPRTASDNTALTAFAQLCACQTGTSRSFISLFDEKHQYVVAEATPSLPLVPSIMHGDLWFCGHAFPRRNGICEHTLFEADKVRDNGSHKPAELPVVVIPDLTTDTRFKSKACAIGDPEQPPRFYASVPIRTSKGVSIGVISVMHPVPIATWSKVESQILRNISNVVMSYLEGNRTTAHLRSERMNKGISAFMEENFSLSGSQLGPSAADLGQPGMSSDTSNTAPQHLRDRLSLNSLEPPPSSTGSDTADTQPTPLSELDDPFSTISPLEAVLTGDTSIPSNPSPASSPSPTLPTIQPATMSAFEIQMHAETSRKSAINLIFSNATEKIRQATDVEGCLFLDATPGGFGALRSPAVEDPSSQLGSSSNSSDEGTDSSDSQSWPPARVLGFSTSERGGIDGPEHITRHAAVAEKLLATLVRRYPKGKLFTFDASDNLHPTDSSEEDRLRALSTLQDHLLQSRGGHARQGPRSKPWARQNEGRDLLRIFPGARSVAFVPVWDPRKNRWYAGGFVYSRQTKRVFTVEGELSYLRVFGILAMTETLRHELILDEKAKFDALSSMSHELRSPLHGIILGIELLNDTDLSVAQGDIAHTLEACGRTLTDTLDHLLDYSKVNNFQTTRRPLARGLRHGKPQSIGAGMMTLNSNVQIDVLAEEVMDSVFAGFNFQHMSIAQLKKKNRTSNPDVAANQYLDSLRAQEELGLGSDNQHTSQVAFDDVMVLFDVDPNCSWVFDTQPGAIRRIIMNLFGNALKYTHSGVIKVLLEQKSPKTGGANRERQVTITVSDTGCGIGEDFLRYQLFKPFSQEDPLAPGTGLGLSLVKRMTSQLRGRMSVQSRVGLGTSTSVTLPLSVPLTVATDEPNYASEDPFPQQRLELSGLRIRLLGFEGIMPLVNGDSHDSHASIENICRNWLQLELVSESQAHKAVPDLILVSEDALHERTKDKTLSKLPCVVVCVNALVAHQRSSERSDYKGIVEFISQPVGPRKLAKVLLLVFNRWAAVQAEWASSGPDSPLTPAQKTIETSINYHGLETPPLSTNSSTSDVPIVPARPKQPRMLSSRPKLYKPPSIVNLTLEFLLVEDNPINLKILSTYMNKLGRKYHTATDGLQAVEAYKKNPSACKYILTDVSMPVMDGFEATRQIRAHERLLALKPATIIALTGLASNDSQNEAFGSGMDLFLTKPVKLKELSSILKSRGLLG
- a CDS encoding Alkaline proteinase; this encodes MHFSNLLWCLAMLLLGNGVLSHPYHGGLRDIVHKRSYLFASRQPFSNTRRQASATQPHLMLPDPAKPKASAPNSTSSALSSASSTVAHTQYIILAAQDATGEQIQYIKNILLINTSPESLEEVTSKRTGLVAFFVAAMSSSQADAIAKLPGVGSVAPDVRLKEDQPLSLAPLPLTSRQAPTKGSHGPPQTTLQDPAVIRLQPGAAEELKVISQPPGSWRDELPGFGYASEAGKGVTIYVIDSGANSKHPEWTSMTGSKDFMYVDGAVQEETDYRNHGSCIASKATGLKYGTAKEANIVMVKLPEEWSLLAITKALVMISNDVTQKGIRGKAVINMSFRSLLDKSDISTFKQVIVDRLAEDIIIVTSSGNKKTVSPKVLYNTIFLHFNEPQANKFKGSRLDKVSDYPALFGKTTDIIVVGAVDNVGIRATNSLGTGKELTTSAPGRGKCASGDSSGSKQSSGTSFAAASVAGVIAVWLSQDEYRTRLQVSGKVATNVKAMVKSLSYPRIRRGPPVIWNGVDPRRFARPPKPQWSKKPQGFQRVYERDNVESGIYVATSNSASEGVTDNIEQWCLDKCIGESTPPVHPPPTM